The Snodgrassella alvi wkB2 genome window below encodes:
- a CDS encoding calcium-binding protein, translating to METLNNLYRQQNNSQPRTEINSLKSAAFAESPNSANTNGLIQGNDWVKDRYVFRNGHGQHTISDQGYDSSDSYWQQQRNDIVFENINSAEALFKRSGNNLIIYTNNSRDSVILNDYFDYNKNSRAFNFIFNDKTITYENLKSDYTFSVNGDYNDNIINGWQGKDLLYGGDGNDTLNGNDGDDTLYGEAGNDILNGGNGNDTLYGGTGNDTLNGADGDDIINGDDGDDILYGDAGNDQLNGGYGNDTLNGGNGNDILNGDGGDDILYGDAGNDVLNGGYGNDTITGGTGFDILNGGYGNDILNGGDYEKDQYIFQRGHGQDVINDKGDDYAISYLQQKRNDLVFQGANSVNALFTRAGNDLIIRAYGTTDSVTLPDYFDLNKSSRAFNFIFDDKTITYENLKTDYGIPSNGDAGNNTLIGWVGKDIMNGGYGNDVLWGRNGDDILNGGDGNDELNGENGDDILNGDYGCDTLNGGAGNDILNGGNFEKDRYLFQKGHGQDIINDMSKPNQTSAINDLVFQGAKSADAVFTRSGNNLVISAYGSNDSVTLIDYFDYILGSGANSKIDSTLDSRAFNFIFDDRTITYEYFKNNYTFTANGNDQNNIIRGWEGKNILNGGAGNDTLYGDGSNDILIGGTGNDILYGGGGQKDIFQFEKGHGQDVIYNGYTTDNTANSYDLIFKVAYSANAAFSRYGDNLIIHAYGSDDSVTIINYFNCSNKQDFNFIFDDKTINYQYILNNFPLTFIGDSRRNYENGWEGKNILNGGGGNDVLYGNKQDDILNGDDGDDYLSGQDGNDTLNGGAGNDRLNGGNGSDILNGGAGNDILDGGHNEKDTYIFQRGHGQDIIQESYYSNQSVEVNDVIFEGVNFANAVFTRSDNNLVIHAYGSDDSVTINNYFYKNSYLPNSNSHAYNFIFNDKIITYSDLVNNDYSFTAIGDNTNNKIDGWDGKNILSGGGGNDFLYGQDKDDVLNGDDGDDELNGAGGDDILNGGDGDDKLYGGKGSDVLIGGTGNDILNGGYNEKDTYLFQYGHGQDIINEGYNGNQPVYANDVIFEDAYSNDATFTRSGNDLVIHAYHSDDSVTLTNYFTDGSKRAFNFIFTDKTIDYEYLKNNYTFTPTVITNKTIVGTDSNDILNGGVGNDTLYGLSGNDTLNGNDGSDILWGGYDNDILNGGNGNDTLYGDSGYDILNGGAGNDILNGGDREKDRYLFQRGHGQDTINDTGYYNYSNEVDDIVFEGANFADAVFIRSGKDLIVRAYGSEDSVTLTDYFTNGLANAFNFIFNDKSIDYQYIKNNFTFTADGDDTDNTINGWRDGKNILNGGAGNDILNGEDKDDVLNGGDGNDSLYGNNGIDTLNGGAGNDFLDGGDSADRYLFQRGHGQDIIDDKFLTSDVNEVVFQGAKFADAVFTSSGENLIIHAYGSNDSVTINDYFYIDSYKPAKAYKFIFEDRIITYQDFQNYYTYITHGDSSNDTINGINGWEGKNIISGGYGNDKLYGQNKDDILNGDDGDDTLHGWSGNDILNGGNGDDYLYGDGGFDILNGGTGNDYLDGGDRKDRYLFQRGHGQDIIDDRGNDISSEYNDIVFEGTNLTNAVFSRSGYDLIVRAYGTDDSVTLSRYFDSSARAHSFNFIFDDKTISYLDIIKGNYLSAQTGKSGYGITSKSLLNRDLLTRNSTPVANESPAVASQAQQLASAMSGFTARQDSSLSGMPDQIQQFVQQNNFAAYWGN from the coding sequence ATGGAAACTTTAAACAATTTATACAGACAGCAAAATAATTCCCAGCCAAGAACTGAAATAAACTCTCTGAAATCAGCAGCTTTTGCAGAAAGTCCTAATTCAGCAAACACTAATGGTCTTATTCAGGGTAATGACTGGGTAAAAGACAGGTACGTATTCAGAAACGGCCACGGACAGCATACTATCAGTGATCAGGGATATGATAGTTCTGACTCTTATTGGCAACAACAACGCAATGATATTGTTTTTGAAAATATCAATTCCGCTGAGGCATTATTTAAACGCTCCGGTAATAATCTGATTATCTACACTAATAACTCCAGAGATTCTGTTATCTTAAATGATTATTTTGACTATAATAAAAACAGCCGCGCTTTTAACTTCATTTTCAATGATAAAACGATAACCTACGAAAATCTGAAGAGCGATTATACCTTTAGTGTAAACGGCGATTATAATGACAATATCATTAATGGCTGGCAGGGTAAAGATCTTCTTTATGGAGGTGACGGTAACGATACTCTTAACGGCAATGATGGAGATGATACTCTCTACGGCGAAGCCGGCAATGATATCTTAAATGGTGGTAATGGTAACGACACCCTTTATGGCGGTACCGGTAATGATACGCTGAATGGAGCTGATGGCGACGATATTATCAACGGCGATGATGGAGACGATATTCTCTATGGCGATGCCGGTAATGATCAGCTCAATGGCGGTTACGGCAACGATACCCTGAACGGAGGTAATGGCAACGATATTCTTAATGGTGATGGTGGAGATGATATTCTCTACGGCGATGCCGGTAATGATGTGCTTAATGGCGGTTACGGCAATGATACGATAACTGGCGGCACTGGTTTTGATATTCTCAATGGTGGCTACGGTAACGATATTCTCAATGGCGGCGATTACGAAAAAGATCAGTATATCTTCCAGCGGGGACATGGGCAGGATGTTATCAATGATAAAGGAGATGATTACGCCATTTCTTACTTACAACAAAAGCGCAATGATCTGGTATTTCAGGGTGCCAATTCAGTAAATGCCCTATTTACCCGTGCCGGTAATGATCTGATTATCCGTGCCTACGGCACTACTGATTCCGTTACCTTGCCGGATTATTTTGATCTGAATAAAAGCAGCCGTGCCTTTAACTTTATCTTTGATGATAAAACCATCACTTACGAAAATCTCAAAACCGATTATGGTATTCCATCCAATGGTGATGCCGGTAACAATACCCTTATCGGCTGGGTAGGTAAGGATATTATGAACGGGGGTTATGGTAATGATGTTCTGTGGGGTAGAAATGGTGATGATATCCTGAATGGCGGCGATGGCAATGACGAACTCAACGGAGAAAACGGTGATGATATTCTTAATGGCGACTACGGTTGTGATACATTAAATGGTGGTGCCGGTAATGATATTCTTAATGGCGGAAATTTTGAAAAAGATCGTTACCTGTTCCAAAAAGGGCACGGACAGGACATTATTAACGATATGAGTAAACCTAATCAAACTTCTGCAATTAATGACCTTGTTTTTCAGGGTGCGAAATCTGCGGATGCTGTCTTTACCCGTTCTGGCAATAATCTGGTTATCAGTGCCTATGGCTCAAATGATTCTGTCACCTTAATTGATTATTTTGACTACATATTAGGCAGTGGCGCAAATAGTAAAATAGATAGTACATTAGACAGTCGCGCATTTAATTTTATCTTTGATGATAGAACGATCACTTATGAATATTTCAAAAATAATTACACCTTTACTGCTAATGGCAATGATCAAAATAATATTATTAGAGGCTGGGAAGGCAAAAATATTCTGAATGGTGGTGCCGGCAACGATACATTATATGGTGATGGTAGTAATGATATTCTTATCGGCGGGACGGGTAATGACATACTCTACGGAGGAGGCGGACAAAAAGACATTTTTCAGTTCGAAAAAGGACACGGACAAGACGTTATCTATAACGGATATACTACCGATAATACAGCAAACAGTTATGATCTTATCTTTAAAGTAGCCTATTCAGCAAATGCTGCATTCAGCCGGTATGGAGATAATTTGATTATCCATGCCTATGGTAGTGATGACTCCGTTACTATAATTAATTATTTCAATTGTAGCAATAAACAGGATTTTAATTTTATCTTTGATGATAAAACCATTAATTATCAATATATATTAAATAATTTTCCCCTTACTTTTATAGGTGATAGTCGTAGAAACTACGAAAATGGCTGGGAAGGCAAAAATATTTTGAATGGTGGTGGCGGTAATGATGTTCTATATGGAAATAAACAAGATGATATTTTAAACGGCGATGACGGCGATGACTATTTAAGTGGACAAGACGGTAACGATACGCTTAATGGAGGTGCTGGCAATGATAGATTAAATGGTGGTAATGGTTCAGATATTCTCAATGGTGGTGCCGGCAATGATATTCTTGATGGTGGCCACAATGAAAAAGACACTTATATATTTCAGCGCGGACACGGACAGGATATCATCCAAGAAAGTTATTATAGCAATCAATCTGTAGAGGTGAATGATGTTATATTCGAGGGAGTAAATTTTGCAAATGCAGTATTTACCCGTTCTGATAATAATCTGGTTATCCATGCCTATGGTAGCGATGATTCTGTTACTATAAATAATTATTTTTACAAAAATAGTTATCTTCCTAATAGTAATAGCCATGCTTATAATTTTATTTTTAATGACAAAATAATTACTTATTCCGACCTTGTTAATAACGATTACTCTTTTACTGCTATTGGTGATAATACCAATAACAAAATTGATGGCTGGGATGGTAAAAATATTCTTAGCGGCGGTGGCGGTAATGATTTTCTATATGGGCAAGACAAAGATGATGTTCTGAATGGAGATGATGGCGATGACGAACTCAATGGAGCAGGTGGTGACGATATACTTAATGGCGGTGATGGCGATGACAAATTATATGGAGGAAAAGGTTCTGATGTTCTGATCGGAGGTACAGGCAATGACATCCTAAACGGTGGTTATAATGAAAAAGACACTTACCTGTTTCAGTATGGTCACGGACAGGATATTATCAATGAAGGATACAATGGTAACCAGCCAGTATATGCTAATGACGTTATTTTTGAAGATGCCTATTCTAATGATGCTACTTTTACCCGTTCCGGGAACGATTTAGTCATACACGCTTATCACTCAGATGATTCTGTTACGCTAACTAATTATTTTACTGACGGTTCCAAACGAGCTTTTAATTTTATCTTTACTGATAAAACTATCGATTATGAATATCTTAAAAATAATTACACTTTTACGCCCACAGTGATTACTAATAAAACAATAGTGGGTACCGATAGTAACGATATTCTGAACGGAGGTGTGGGTAATGATACTCTATACGGGCTAAGTGGCAATGATACTCTGAACGGAAATGATGGCAGCGATATCTTATGGGGTGGATACGACAATGATATCCTGAATGGCGGTAACGGCAATGATACCTTATATGGCGATAGTGGTTATGACATACTGAATGGTGGCGCCGGTAATGATATTCTGAATGGAGGTGACAGAGAAAAAGACCGTTATCTGTTTCAACGCGGACACGGACAGGATACTATTAATGATACTGGATACTATAACTACTCAAATGAAGTCGATGATATTGTTTTTGAAGGTGCCAATTTTGCCGATGCAGTTTTTATCCGCTCCGGCAAAGATTTGATTGTTCGGGCTTATGGATCAGAGGATTCTGTTACTCTGACTGATTATTTCACTAACGGTCTAGCTAATGCTTTCAACTTTATTTTTAACGATAAATCCATTGATTATCAATATATCAAAAATAATTTTACTTTTACTGCAGATGGTGATGATACTGATAATACAATTAATGGCTGGAGAGACGGTAAAAATATTCTGAATGGCGGTGCCGGTAATGACATTCTGAACGGAGAAGATAAGGATGATGTCCTGAATGGCGGTGATGGCAACGATAGTTTGTATGGTAACAATGGCATCGACACCCTTAATGGTGGTGCCGGTAATGATTTTCTTGATGGTGGTGATTCCGCAGACCGTTATTTATTTCAGCGTGGACACGGGCAAGACATTATTGATGATAAATTTCTCACCAGCGATGTTAATGAAGTTGTTTTCCAAGGTGCTAAGTTTGCTGATGCCGTATTTACCAGCTCTGGCGAAAATCTGATTATTCATGCCTATGGTTCGAATGATTCTGTTACTATTAATGATTATTTCTATATTGACAGTTATAAACCAGCCAAAGCTTATAAATTCATTTTTGAAGATAGAATTATCACCTATCAAGATTTTCAGAATTATTATACCTATATTACCCATGGTGATAGCAGTAATGACACAATTAATGGCATTAATGGCTGGGAGGGCAAAAACATTATCAGTGGCGGTTATGGTAATGACAAGTTATATGGTCAAAACAAAGATGATATTCTGAATGGTGATGATGGTGATGACACATTACATGGTTGGAGCGGAAATGATATTCTGAATGGCGGTAATGGTGATGATTACCTATACGGAGATGGTGGATTTGATATACTGAATGGCGGTACCGGTAACGATTATCTGGATGGTGGTGATAGAAAAGATCGTTATCTGTTTCAGCGTGGTCACGGACAGGATATTATTGATGATAGGGGGAATGATATATCCAGTGAATATAATGATATTGTTTTTGAGGGAACAAATCTTACCAATGCTGTATTTAGCCGTTCCGGTTATGATCTGATCGTGCGGGCATATGGTACTGATGATTCTGTAACTTTGAGTAGATACTTTGATTCTAGTGCACGAGCCCATTCTTTCAACTTTATATTTGATGATAAAACCATCAGCTATCTAGATATTATTAAAGGAAATTACTTGTCTGCCCAAACCGGTAAATCCGGCTATGGTATAACTTCAAAAAGTTTACTTAACCGTGATTTATTGACCAGAAATTCTACTCCTGTAGCAAATGAAAGTCCGGCTGTAGCCAGTCAGGCTCAGCAACTGGCTTCGGCTATGTCCGGTTTTACCGCCAGACAGGATAGTTCTCTTTCCGGCATGCCAGATCAGATACAACAATTTGTTCAGCAAAATAATTTTGCTGCCTATTGGGGTAATTAA
- a CDS encoding sulfate/molybdate ABC transporter ATP-binding protein, with protein MSIRIKQLNKYYGDYQALQNINLQVPTGSLTALLGPSGCGKTTLLRIIAGLERADSGELFFADDEVSNLHVRERRVGFMFQHYALFRHMTVFDNVAFGLQVLPKRIRPNKAEIADRVHELLQLVQLDWLAKVYPQQLSGGQRQRIALARALATRPKLLLLDEPFGALDAKVRKELRQWLLEIHHQLGITSVLVTHDQEEALEMAEQIVVMNQGKVEQSGAASSLYDNPENVFVTEFLGEVNVFEDACIEHGQLCLGHYHEPITTGEKARQNVAVYIRPQEVQVLTHIQDNIIASACVEKIHAIGAQIRLWLRREDNNQRIQVWLSPAEFRTLSLQPAQTVWFRPQRLTMFRLPEMVDYVI; from the coding sequence ATGAGTATTCGTATTAAACAGTTAAATAAATATTATGGTGATTATCAAGCCTTGCAGAATATTAATCTGCAGGTACCAACCGGTTCACTGACGGCATTGCTTGGTCCGTCCGGCTGTGGAAAAACCACCTTGTTACGCATCATTGCCGGGCTGGAACGCGCAGATTCGGGTGAGCTGTTTTTTGCTGATGATGAGGTCAGTAATCTTCATGTGCGTGAGCGCCGGGTCGGGTTTATGTTTCAGCACTATGCCTTATTCAGACATATGACCGTATTTGATAATGTGGCTTTTGGTTTACAGGTACTGCCTAAACGCATTCGCCCGAATAAAGCAGAAATAGCTGACCGGGTGCATGAATTATTACAACTGGTGCAGCTTGACTGGCTGGCTAAAGTATATCCGCAGCAACTATCCGGAGGTCAGCGCCAGCGTATTGCTCTGGCACGTGCTCTGGCTACCAGACCAAAGCTGCTGCTGCTGGATGAGCCGTTTGGTGCACTGGATGCCAAGGTGCGCAAGGAATTACGCCAGTGGCTGCTGGAAATTCATCATCAGCTGGGGATTACCAGTGTACTGGTTACACATGATCAGGAAGAGGCGCTGGAAATGGCCGAGCAGATAGTAGTGATGAATCAGGGAAAAGTTGAGCAAAGCGGAGCTGCCTCATCTTTGTATGATAATCCTGAAAATGTATTTGTTACCGAGTTTCTGGGTGAGGTTAATGTATTTGAAGATGCCTGTATTGAACACGGACAATTGTGTCTGGGGCATTATCATGAACCTATTACCACAGGAGAAAAAGCCCGTCAGAATGTAGCTGTTTATATCCGGCCTCAGGAAGTACAGGTATTAACTCATATTCAGGATAATATAATTGCCAGTGCATGCGTAGAAAAAATACATGCTATCGGTGCACAAATAAGGTTATGGTTGCGCCGGGAGGATAATAATCAGCGTATACAGGTATGGCTGTCGCCGGCCGAGTTTCGTACGCTGTCATTGCAGCCGGCTCAGACAGTATGGTTCAGACCTCAGCGGTTGACTATGTTCAGATTGCCGGAGATGGTGGATTACGTGATTTAG
- the ppc gene encoding phosphoenolpyruvate carboxylase, producing the protein MPTSLLDERKDAPLSADIKFLTEALFNVLQNETTATVQTVLRQLLSGNQPQTIIQQVVPTLDLQQQQDLIRACSLFAQVLNIAEDAHHERRRQAYENDRQHPGRTSFTHVINQIQQQQISAAQLEQILQQTSISAVLTAHPTEVQRQCILCFQRHIRTILSEYDHSDHHYNEQLKQQAETILLALWQTDETRHFKISVSDEIYNSVNYFPLSFFKAVPALYRKLQQQLTSAYPQITLPDVLSIGGWVGGDRDGNPYVNADTLQEAFIFQGDTLLKHYHQCLDELHQLLPLSSRRVQIDSSVYHMAEQSPDTATAHSEEPYRRALTYIQARLNATSRQLNIAPHNQHHGLPPYKQPAELLQELNNIASSLQQNGSALLTQGKLADLIRSVSLFGFHLMSIDLRQHAAKHAEVVAELFTHAGLETFETLSEAAKQRVLLRELSTQRPLYSPYIQYSPHTMRELAIFQTAANIKNNYGESAINQCIISNAETVSDILVVALLLKETGLLSISNEKPTSRINIVPLFETIDALHNCISIMDKLFNLPWYRAFLRSRDNLQEIMLGYSDSNKDGGYVTSQWSLYQAESRLVQLFGQHHIRLRLFHGRGGSVGRGGGPSFDAIMAQPAGSVAGQIRITEQGEVITAKYADPTNAERNLEALIAATLEATVLPMHNSEPDSELMNALSASAFTHYRQLITFPGFIDYFLQTSPIQEIASLNIGSRPASRKTLAKIQDLRAIPWVFSWTQNRLMLPAWYGFGSAVAELIEQDSTNLQRLQQQVKNSPFFQTMLSNMDQVMAKADLTIAEAYVDLASDQQAARTIYTMLSEEFERSRQALLNILQRQHYLSDNRTLARSLALRIPYLNALNWLQIHLLQQLRQQPDNSEILQLIHLTINGIAQGLRNTG; encoded by the coding sequence ATGCCAACATCACTTCTGGACGAGCGTAAAGATGCGCCCCTGTCGGCAGATATCAAATTCCTGACTGAAGCACTATTTAACGTCCTGCAAAATGAAACCACAGCTACTGTACAAACTGTATTGCGCCAGCTCCTCAGTGGTAATCAGCCACAAACCATCATTCAACAGGTGGTGCCCACTCTGGATTTACAACAACAGCAAGATTTGATTCGCGCATGCAGCCTGTTTGCACAAGTACTGAATATTGCCGAAGATGCCCACCATGAACGGCGGCGACAGGCATATGAAAATGACAGACAGCATCCCGGACGCACCAGTTTTACTCATGTTATCAACCAGATTCAGCAACAGCAGATTAGTGCTGCGCAACTGGAACAGATTTTGCAGCAAACCAGTATCAGTGCAGTGCTAACCGCTCATCCGACTGAAGTACAGCGCCAGTGCATTCTGTGCTTTCAGCGTCATATCCGCACCATTCTCAGTGAATACGACCATTCTGATCATCACTATAACGAACAGCTAAAGCAACAGGCTGAAACTATTCTGCTGGCCTTATGGCAGACTGATGAAACGCGCCATTTCAAAATCAGCGTAAGTGATGAAATTTATAATAGCGTTAACTATTTTCCATTGAGTTTTTTTAAAGCGGTACCAGCTCTTTACCGCAAACTGCAACAGCAGCTCACCAGCGCGTATCCGCAAATAACTCTTCCTGATGTACTCAGTATCGGTGGCTGGGTTGGCGGAGATCGTGACGGTAATCCGTATGTTAATGCAGATACTTTACAGGAAGCTTTCATCTTTCAGGGTGACACTTTGTTAAAGCATTATCATCAATGTCTGGATGAGCTGCACCAGCTGCTGCCGCTTTCTTCTCGTCGCGTTCAGATTGACAGCAGCGTGTATCATATGGCCGAGCAGTCACCAGATACCGCAACGGCTCATAGCGAAGAACCATACCGCCGTGCTCTTACCTATATACAGGCACGCCTGAATGCTACCTCCCGGCAACTGAATATTGCTCCACACAACCAGCATCATGGTCTGCCTCCATATAAACAACCGGCGGAACTTTTGCAGGAGCTTAATAATATAGCCAGCTCTCTACAACAAAATGGCAGTGCCCTGCTCACACAAGGCAAACTGGCGGACCTGATTCGTTCTGTTTCCCTGTTCGGTTTTCATCTGATGTCCATCGACTTGCGTCAGCATGCAGCCAAACATGCCGAAGTTGTAGCCGAGCTGTTTACACACGCCGGTCTTGAAACATTTGAGACATTAAGTGAAGCAGCCAAACAGCGCGTTCTGTTACGTGAATTAAGCACCCAGCGCCCGCTATACAGCCCTTATATTCAGTATAGTCCGCACACCATGCGTGAGCTGGCTATATTCCAGACTGCGGCGAATATTAAAAATAACTATGGTGAAAGCGCTATCAATCAGTGCATTATTTCTAACGCCGAAACCGTTAGCGATATATTGGTGGTAGCGTTATTGCTGAAAGAAACCGGTTTACTCAGCATCAGTAATGAGAAACCGACCAGCCGGATTAATATTGTTCCTCTGTTTGAGACCATTGATGCCTTGCATAATTGCATCAGTATTATGGATAAATTGTTTAATCTGCCCTGGTATCGTGCTTTTTTGCGTAGTCGTGATAACCTGCAGGAAATTATGCTGGGCTACTCCGACAGTAATAAAGACGGTGGTTATGTAACCAGCCAGTGGTCACTTTATCAGGCTGAGTCGAGACTGGTACAACTGTTTGGTCAGCACCATATCCGTCTGCGCCTGTTTCATGGCCGCGGTGGCAGTGTCGGTCGCGGTGGCGGACCCTCATTCGACGCAATCATGGCACAGCCGGCTGGCAGCGTAGCCGGACAAATACGCATTACTGAACAAGGAGAAGTTATTACTGCCAAATATGCTGATCCGACCAATGCAGAACGTAATCTTGAAGCACTCATTGCTGCTACTCTTGAAGCTACTGTTTTACCCATGCACAACAGCGAGCCTGACAGCGAGCTGATGAATGCATTGTCTGCCAGCGCATTCACACATTACCGGCAATTAATTACCTTCCCAGGCTTTATTGATTATTTTCTGCAAACCAGCCCGATTCAGGAAATTGCGAGCCTGAATATTGGCAGCCGCCCCGCCAGCCGGAAAACCCTGGCTAAAATTCAGGACTTACGCGCCATACCATGGGTATTTTCATGGACCCAGAACCGCCTGATGCTGCCGGCCTGGTACGGTTTCGGTAGTGCAGTAGCGGAACTGATTGAACAGGACAGCACCAATCTGCAACGCTTACAGCAGCAGGTTAAAAACAGTCCGTTTTTTCAAACCATGCTTTCCAACATGGATCAAGTCATGGCCAAAGCCGATCTCACTATTGCTGAGGCTTATGTAGATCTTGCCAGTGATCAGCAAGCTGCCAGAACCATTTACACCATGCTTTCTGAAGAGTTTGAACGCAGCCGACAGGCTTTGCTTAATATTTTGCAACGTCAGCATTATCTGAGTGATAACCGCACTCTGGCACGTTCTCTGGCCTTGCGTATTCCCTATCTGAATGCACTTAACTGGTTGCAGATACATCTGCTGCAACAATTACGCCAGCAGCCGGATAATAGTGAGATACTCCAGCTCATCCATCTGACAATTAATGGTATTGCACAAGGGTTGCGTAATACCGGCTAG
- the cysW gene encoding sulfate ABC transporter permease subunit CysW, whose translation MSTVKTNELLTEPRWLRYLLISITLLCLGLLLLLPLLSVFSFALAKGWQLYLAALTDEEALSAIRLSLLITVIVVPVNVILGVAMAWLLTHFSFRGKQLWTTLLDLPFAVSPVVAGLMFVLLFGSNSWFGGWMETHGIQIIFAVPGMVLATLFVTFPFVARELIPLMQAQGSSEEQAALILGASGWQMFWRVTLPNLKWALVYGIILTNARAMGEFGAVSMVSGHIRGETNTMPLLVEMMYNEYNMVGAFAVSSLLALLALCTLVLQKYLDWRQTRLFKDARREQIAVSD comes from the coding sequence ATGAGCACAGTTAAAACCAATGAGTTGCTTACCGAACCGCGCTGGCTGCGCTACTTGCTGATAAGCATAACGCTGCTGTGTCTGGGTTTGCTGTTACTTTTGCCGCTGTTATCGGTATTCAGTTTTGCGCTGGCAAAGGGTTGGCAATTGTATCTGGCTGCTTTGACTGATGAAGAGGCACTCTCAGCTATTCGTTTGTCCTTGCTGATTACTGTTATTGTTGTGCCGGTGAATGTGATACTGGGTGTGGCAATGGCCTGGTTGTTAACCCATTTTTCATTTCGTGGTAAACAGTTATGGACAACCTTGCTGGATCTGCCATTTGCAGTCTCACCGGTCGTGGCGGGTCTGATGTTTGTTTTACTCTTCGGTAGTAACAGCTGGTTCGGTGGCTGGATGGAAACACATGGAATACAGATTATTTTTGCAGTACCGGGTATGGTGCTGGCGACTCTGTTTGTTACCTTCCCTTTTGTGGCGCGTGAGCTCATCCCTTTAATGCAGGCTCAGGGAAGTAGTGAAGAACAGGCTGCACTGATACTGGGTGCCAGTGGCTGGCAAATGTTCTGGCGTGTCACATTACCCAATCTGAAATGGGCTCTGGTTTACGGCATTATTCTGACTAATGCCCGTGCAATGGGTGAATTCGGGGCTGTCAGCATGGTTTCAGGCCATATCCGCGGTGAAACCAATACAATGCCTTTACTGGTAGAGATGATGTATAACGAATACAACATGGTAGGGGCATTTGCTGTTTCCAGTTTACTGGCCTTGCTGGCTTTATGCACGCTGGTATTACAGAAATATCTCGACTGGCGGCAGACACGTTTGTTCAAAGATGCACGGCGCGAGCAGATTGCAGTAAGCGACTGA
- the cysT gene encoding sulfate ABC transporter permease subunit CysT produces the protein MLFLKQPSVLPGFSLSLGISVLSLSVLVLLPFTMLVWTVTDLGWHGFIQVISEPRTLAAVWLTLKMSLLAMLASVLLGTLVAWVLVRYHFWGKDLVNALVDLPFALPTAVTGVALATLYAPTGWIGALLTRFGLQIAFTPAGIWLALLLVSLPFVVRAVQPVLAELSGEYEEAAAILGASRLTIVFRVLLPEVLPALVMGAGMAFARATGEYGSVIFIAGNVPFKSEILPLIIVSKFELFDLPAAAAVALFMLIISFTILFMLNLWQWRLSRRMQGRY, from the coding sequence ATGCTGTTTTTAAAACAGCCATCTGTACTGCCCGGTTTTTCGCTTAGTCTCGGCATAAGTGTGTTATCGCTGTCAGTACTGGTGCTGTTGCCATTTACGATGCTGGTATGGACTGTTACTGATCTGGGCTGGCATGGTTTTATACAAGTTATTTCTGAACCAAGGACACTTGCTGCGGTATGGCTGACTTTGAAAATGTCTTTACTGGCAATGCTGGCCAGTGTACTGCTGGGAACTTTGGTGGCATGGGTATTGGTACGTTACCACTTCTGGGGTAAGGATCTGGTTAATGCATTGGTGGATTTGCCGTTTGCTTTACCTACTGCAGTAACAGGGGTGGCTTTGGCTACCTTATATGCACCTACAGGGTGGATAGGTGCGTTATTAACTCGGTTTGGATTGCAGATAGCATTTACACCGGCAGGTATCTGGCTGGCATTGTTGCTGGTAAGCCTGCCATTCGTCGTACGCGCAGTACAGCCGGTGCTGGCAGAATTATCAGGAGAATATGAAGAAGCTGCGGCTATTCTGGGTGCTTCCAGATTAACCATTGTATTCAGGGTGCTGCTGCCGGAAGTTTTACCGGCACTGGTAATGGGGGCAGGTATGGCTTTTGCACGCGCTACCGGAGAATACGGTTCCGTAATTTTTATTGCCGGTAATGTGCCATTTAAATCAGAAATTCTGCCGCTGATTATTGTCAGTAAATTTGAATTGTTTGATTTGCCTGCAGCGGCAGCAGTCGCATTATTTATGCTAATAATTTCCTTTACCATTTTGTTTATGCTGAATTTATGGCAATGGCGTCTGAGCCGGCGTATGCAGGGACGATACTGA